GCTCGACGAACTGGGGTCGGATCGCCCTGACGATTACATCGGCGGCTTTCCGCCGCACCCGCATCGCGGCATCCAGACCCTCACCTACGTGATTCACGGCGGCCTGACCCATGAAGACCACCTGGGCCACTCAAGCACCATCGAGGCCGGCGACGCCCAGTGGATGCACACCGGTCGCGGCATCATCCACTCGGAAATGCCGCTTACCGACCATCAGGGCTTGCATGCGTTCCAGCTGTGGCTGAACCTCGCGACTCGCGACAAGCTGAGCCCTGCCACCTACCGCGATGTGAAGGCCGCAGAGATGCCACACCTGACGCAGGACGGCGCGAGTCTCACCGCTCTGGGCGGGCACTGGCAGGCCAGCAACGGCGAAGCCATTGACGGCCCATTGGAGGCACTCGCCGGCCAGGGCGCCGTTGCGCACCTGAGCCTTAATGAAGGAGCAT
Above is a window of Halomonas sp. I5-271120 DNA encoding:
- a CDS encoding pirin family protein, with protein sequence MSATPDTHDIDTNTGSIDRRIERRLAAQPSQDGDGVKIKRLHDFGGGLDPFLMLDELGSDRPDDYIGGFPPHPHRGIQTLTYVIHGGLTHEDHLGHSSTIEAGDAQWMHTGRGIIHSEMPLTDHQGLHAFQLWLNLATRDKLSPATYRDVKAAEMPHLTQDGASLTALGGHWQASNGEAIDGPLEALAGQGAVAHLSLNEGASLALTADAPTLLAYVFDGALAIAGENVTAGELVRLSEGDRLSLTSPNGAQALLLAGVPHREPIAHYGPFVMNSEAELQQALRDYRDGTLTG